A section of the Triticum dicoccoides isolate Atlit2015 ecotype Zavitan chromosome 7A, WEW_v2.0, whole genome shotgun sequence genome encodes:
- the LOC119330637 gene encoding D-3-phosphoglycerate dehydrogenase 3, chloroplastic-like, translated as MALATPLRHLLAAQPEPAAGAAPSLALTQPGRAFPPHRGVRFRARHAAAPLSSPPARAAGVAARAAGGGRPTVLVTEKLGAAGLELLRAFANVDCAYELTAEELRAKVSLVDALVVRSATRVTREVFEAARGRLRVVGRAGVGIDNVDLQAATEAGCLVVNAPTANTVAAAEHAVALLAAMARNVAQADASLKTGKWQRSKYVGVSLVGKTIAIMGFGKVGSEVARRAKGLGMDVIAHDPYAPVDRARAIGVDLVSFDDAISTADFISLHMPLTPSTTKIFNDETFAKMTKGVRLINVARGGVVDEEALLRALDNGTVAQAALDVFFEEPPPKDSKLVHHENVTVTPHLGASTTEAQEGVALEIAEAVIGALKGELAATAVNAPMVSAEILAELSPYVILAEKLGRLAVQLVAGGSGIKAVKVVYSSARDPDDLDTGILRAMVTKGIVEPISSAFVNIVNADYVAKQRGLRIIEEQILLDGSPEVPINSIQVQLANVESKFAGALSDDGDIRVEGKVKDGTPHLTLVGPFSVDVSLEGNLLLCRQVDQPGIIGKVGSILGTMNLNVNFMSVGRIAPGKQAIMAIGIDEEPDKEALKLIGETPSVQEFVFLKL; from the exons ATGGCATTGGCGACGCCGCTCCGCCACCTCCTCGCCGCGCAGCCCGAGCCCGCCGCCGGAGCGGCGCCGTCCTTGGCCCTGACGCAGCCAGGACGCGCCTTCCCACCCCACCGTGGCGTCCGCTTCCGCGCCAGGCACGCGGCGGCGCCCTTATCGTCGCCACCTGCCAGGGCCGCCGGGGTCGCGGCGAGGGCGGCGGGCGGGGGGCGGCCGACGGTGCTGGTGACGGAGAAGCTGGGGGCGGCGGGGCTGGAGCTGCTGCGGGCGTTCGCCAACGTGGACTGCGCGTACGAGCTGACGGCGGAGGAGCTGCGCGCCAAGGTGTCGCTGGTGGACGCGCTGGTGGTGCGCAGCGCCACGCGGGTGACCCGGGAGGTCTTCGAGGCGGCGCGCGGGCGGCTGCGCGTCGTGGGCCGCGCCGGCGTCGGCATCGACAACGTCGACCTCCAGGCCGCCACGGAGGCCGGCTGCCTCGTCGTCAACGCGCCCACCGCcaacaccgtcgccgccgccgagcacGCCGTCGCGCTGCTCGCCGCCATGGCCCGCAATGTCGCCCAGGCCGACGCCTCCCTCAAGACCG GCAAATGGCAGCGTAGCAAATATGTCGGCGTTTCCTTGGTTGGAAAGACAATAGCTATTATGGGCTTCGGGAAGGTTGGTTCAGAGGTTGCTCGACGCGCGAAAGGACTTGGAATGGATGTCATTGCTCATGACCCATATGCCCCCGTCGATAGAGCCCGAGCTATCGGTGTAGATCTCGTATCGTTCGATGACGCCATCTCCACTGCAGACTTCATATCACTGCATATGCCTCTAACACCATCAACAACAAAAATTTTCAACGACGAGACTTTTGCAAAAATGACGAAAGGAGTAAGGCTTATCAATGTTGCGAGGGGTggagtggttgatgaagaagcattgCTGAGAGCACTTGATAATGGGACTGTTGCACAG GCAGCACTCGACGTGTTCTTTGAAGAGCCACCGCCGAAAGACAGCAAGTTAGTACACCATGAAAATGTCACAGTGACACCGCACCTTGGAGCTAGCACAACAGAAGCACAG GAAGGCGTTGCCCTTGAAATCGCAGAGGCTGTTATCGGTGCACTGAAAGGTGAACTGGCTGCCACTGCTGTCAATGCCCCAATGGTCTCTGCTGAG ATTTTAGCCGAGTTATCCCCATATGTCATCCTTGCTGAGAAGCTGGGACGTCTTGCCGTGCAACTCGTGGCTGGTGGCAGTGGGATCAAGGCAGTCAAGGTCGTCTACTCATCGGCTAGAGACCCGGATGACTTGGACACAGGAATTCTCCGCGCCATGGTCACGAAAGGCATCGTCGAACCCATTTCAAGTGCATTTGTCAACATTGTCAATGCTGACTACGTCGCCAAGCAACGAGGGCTCCGCATAATCGAGGAGCAGATTCTCCTCGACGGCTCCCCTGAGGTCCCTATAAACTCCATCCAGGTCCAGCTTGCCAATGTGGAGTCCAAGTTCGCCGGCGCGCTGTCCGACGACGGTGACATCAGGGTGGAGGGGAAGGTTAAGGATGGCACGCCGCATCTCACGCTCGTCGGCCCTTTCAGCGTCGACGTCAGCCTTGAGGGCAACTTGTTGCTGTGCCGGCAGGTCGACCAGCCGGGCATCATCGGCAAGGTGGGATCGATTCTCGGGACGATGAACCTGAATGTCAACTTTATGAGCGTTGGCAGGATTGCTCCAGGGAAGCAGGCCATCATGGCCATTGGGATTGATGAGGAGCCTGATAAGGAAGCTCTCAAGTTGATCGGGGAGACGCCCTCGGTACAGGAGTTTGTCTTTCTAAAGCTTTAG
- the LOC119332612 gene encoding F-box protein AFR-like: protein MSFSSACKQQVLGAGGEEAREEEGAMELIPGLPEEVAEKCLLHLPFLYHRLFRTVSSNWNRFLTDAPGAAAKTKGSAPPAATVSLSLPFLFAFAFDPVSRRLQCQALDPFSRRWLLLPPVPCGAAAGSFAVVGLPARGEIYVIGGVEEGGDKAVSSVAVYSAATNGWGQVAGMRTARGYMAAGEVGGRVVVAGEDGEAEVFDPEAGRWSPAAPRGGAAVARYDAAAAGGKLYVTEGWAWPFERAPRGAVYDAAADAWSDMARGMREGWTGSCAVSGGRMYIVAEYGEWRLKRYDEPRDEWRMVAGGGVPQEVRRPHVVAGQLEEVGGGRRRIYVVGAGLDVAVGTVVSAANHGAGTEEERVEWEVVKGPEEFVGLAPCNAQVLYA from the coding sequence ATGAGCTTCTCGTCGGCGTGCAAGCAGCAGGTGCTgggcgcgggcggcgaggaggcgagggaggaggagggggcgatgGAGCTCATCCCCGGCCTGCCGGAGGAGGTGGCCGAGAAGTGCCTCCTCCACCTCCCCTTCCTCTACCACCGCCTGTTCCGCACCGTCTCCTCCAACTGGAACCGGTTCCTCACCGACGCGCCGGGGGCCGCCGCCAAGACCAAGGGCTCGGCCCCGCCGGCGGCGACGGTCTCGCTCTCGCTGCCGTTCCTCTTCGCCTTCGCCTTCGACCCCGTCTCGCGCCGCCTCCAGTGCCAGGCGCTCGACCCCTTCTCCCGCCGCTGGCTGCTGCTGCCCCCGGTCCCCTGCGGCGCCGCGGCCGGCTCGTTCGCCGTCGTGGGCCTCCCCGCGCGCGGCGAGATCTACGTGATCGGCGGCGTGGAGGAGGGCGGCGACAAGGCCGTGAGCAGCGTGGCCGTCTACAGCGCGGCGACCAACGGGTGGGGGCAGGtggccggcatgaggacggcgAGGGGCTACATGGCGGCCGGCGAGGTGGGCGGGCGCGTGGTGGTGGCCGGCGAGGACGGCGAGGCGGAGGTGTTCGACCCAGAGGCCGGTCGCTGGTCGCCCGCGGCTCCCCGTGGCGGCGCGGCCGTGGCGAggtacgacgcggcggcggcgggcggcaagcTGTACGTGACGGAGGGGTGGGCGTGGCCGTTCGAGCGCGCGCCGCGGGGCGCGGTGTAcgacgcggcggcggacgcgtggtCCGACATGGCGCGCGGGATGCGGGAGGGGTGGACGGGCTCCTGCGCCGTGTCGGGCGGCCGGATGTACATCGTGGCCGAGTACGGCGAGTGGCGGCTGAAGCGGTACGACGAGCCGCGGGACGAGTGGCGGATGGTGGCCGGCGGCGGGGTGCCGCAGGAGGTGCGGCGGCCGCACGTCGTGGCGGGccagctggaggaggtcggcggcggccggcgcAGGATCTACGTGGTCGGCGCGGGCCTCGACGTCGCCGTCGGCACCGTCGTGTCCGCCGCCAACCACGGCGCCGGCACGGAGGAGGAGCGGGTGGAGTGGGAGGTCGTCAAGGGCCCCGAGGAGTTCGTCGGGCTGGCGCCGTGCAACGCGCAGGTCCTCTACGCCTGA